In Bacteroidota bacterium, the sequence ATTAAAACAATAAAGTCAATACTTAAAGCATTTTTATTTGGCACCACATTTTTACCAAAATTTCAAAATCCTTCTTTGTATAATATTAATTATCAATCATATGCACTTATTATTTGTGCGTTAACTGTAAAAGAAAAGTTAAAGTAATATTTTTTTCAGCACGTTCAATCATTCCAATATAAGTCCTATGCAAATCCGCTTTGAAAGATAACTCCTCTTGAGATAGACCTCTTTCTTTACGAATTTTCCGAACTTTTTCGCCAAAAGCTATAAGGATTTCCTTTTTGTCCATCAGAAATTTCTGCTGCCAAAGCTAATTATAGTATGCAAATCAAACAACATACTAAAGTTAGCATTTTTCATACCTAATAGAAAAAAAGATTTTCAGTTTGTGTTAATTCTTTTGGAGTAGTAACAACACGATATCTTTTTTTATGATAGTTGGTTTTGGATATAATATTTGATTAACGTTTCTGCCCTTTACCGCTAGTGCATAACTATTTGCTACCAGTAATATTACGAATGATATCGAAAAAATTATAAT encodes:
- a CDS encoding helix-turn-helix transcriptional regulator, which gives rise to MDKKEILIAFGEKVRKIRKERGLSQEELSFKADLHRTYIGMIERAEKNITLTFLLQLTHK